In Providencia zhijiangensis, a single window of DNA contains:
- a CDS encoding TerC family protein: MNSVGNPILWGSFAVMILVMLLIDMFWQGKHKGQAMSMKQAAGWSILWVTLSLIFAGGLWWYFNDTVGPEVANTQTMAFLTGYLLEKALAVDNVFVWLMLFGYFAIPANLQRRVLVYGVLGAIVLRTIMIFAGSWLVTQFSWILYIFGAFLLFTGIKMAFAKEDDSPINEKPLVKWVRSHLRMTDELHGEKFFIKKNGLLFATPLILVLILVEISDVIFAVDSIPAIFAVTTDPFIVLTSNLFAILGLRAMYFLLAGVAEKFSMLKYGLAIILSFIGVKMLLMDIFHIPTAVSLGTVAAILALTLVINTIVNKRNEAKKLINE, translated from the coding sequence ATGAACTCTGTTGGAAATCCCATTTTATGGGGCAGCTTTGCTGTCATGATCCTTGTGATGTTACTCATCGATATGTTTTGGCAAGGAAAACATAAAGGTCAGGCGATGTCGATGAAGCAAGCTGCGGGCTGGAGCATCTTGTGGGTGACTCTATCGCTGATTTTTGCGGGCGGTCTGTGGTGGTACTTTAATGATACCGTTGGACCTGAAGTCGCGAACACGCAAACTATGGCGTTCTTAACCGGTTATCTGTTAGAAAAAGCCCTTGCCGTGGATAACGTGTTTGTTTGGTTAATGCTATTTGGTTACTTCGCTATTCCAGCAAACTTACAGCGTCGCGTACTTGTTTACGGGGTGCTTGGGGCTATCGTCCTGCGTACGATTATGATTTTTGCAGGTAGCTGGTTAGTCACGCAATTTAGCTGGATCCTCTATATTTTCGGTGCGTTCTTACTGTTTACGGGGATCAAAATGGCGTTTGCTAAAGAAGATGATTCACCGATAAATGAAAAGCCATTAGTTAAATGGGTGCGTTCACATTTACGGATGACCGATGAGTTACACGGCGAAAAGTTCTTTATTAAAAAGAATGGATTGCTGTTTGCTACCCCATTAATTTTGGTTCTGATCTTAGTGGAAATCAGCGATGTTATCTTTGCGGTAGACAGTATTCCCGCTATCTTTGCTGTGACCACTGACCCGTTTATCGTATTAACGTCTAACCTGTTTGCAATTTTAGGCTTACGTGCAATGTACTTCTTATTAGCGGGTGTTGCTGAGAAATTCTCAATGCTTAAGTACGGTTTAGCTATCATTTTAAGCTTTATCGGCGTGAAGATGTTGCTGATGGATATTTTCCATATTCCTACCGCGGTTTCGTTAGGTACCGTTGCTGCGATTTTAGCTCTGACACTGGTGATTAACACCATCGTGAATAAGCGCAACGAAGCAAAAAAATTGATTAACGAATAA
- a CDS encoding DedA family protein: protein MELVRELFFALWHQDYETLSNPSLIWSIYFMLFMILLLENGVLPAAFLPGDSLLILVGVLIAKGALSYPLTLVILTAGASIGCWVGYIQGRWLGNTKIVKGWLSHLPEHYHQRAYGLFHRHGLAALLIGRFLAFVRTLLPTIAGLAGLQNGRFQLFNWLSGLLWVLILTAIGYGFGKSPIFQQYEHQIMNVLMLIPVGLLILGLIGSIGVVIKKKFARK from the coding sequence ATGGAATTAGTTAGAGAACTTTTTTTCGCCCTTTGGCACCAAGATTACGAAACCTTATCTAACCCATCGTTGATATGGTCGATTTATTTCATGCTGTTCATGATCCTATTATTGGAGAACGGCGTGCTCCCAGCTGCATTCTTACCCGGTGATAGTTTACTGATCCTTGTTGGCGTACTCATCGCAAAAGGTGCTCTTAGCTACCCATTAACCTTAGTGATTTTAACTGCAGGCGCCAGTATTGGTTGTTGGGTCGGTTATATCCAAGGTCGCTGGCTAGGTAATACAAAAATTGTCAAAGGCTGGTTATCACACCTCCCCGAACACTATCACCAGCGTGCCTATGGGCTATTCCATCGTCACGGCTTAGCTGCGCTACTGATTGGTCGATTCCTTGCATTTGTCAGAACATTACTACCAACCATCGCAGGGCTTGCAGGCTTGCAAAATGGGCGTTTCCAACTGTTTAACTGGTTAAGTGGGCTCCTTTGGGTACTAATTTTGACCGCTATCGGCTACGGATTCGGTAAAAGCCCTATTTTCCAGCAATATGAGCATCAAATTATGAATGTCTTGATGCTTATTCCAGTTGGGTTATTAATTTTGGGTCTGATCGGCAGCATTGGTGTTGTCATCAAGAAAAAATTCGCCCGCAAATAA
- a CDS encoding DUF883 family protein gives MSSNHSSEDLRAELKSLADSLESILNSTQDKSKEEIENLKAKAREALSSSKAKLGQASDKITEQTKEIAGQADCYVRENPWKSVGIGAAVGVVLGMLLSKR, from the coding sequence ATGTCGTCCAATCATTCTTCTGAAGATCTACGTGCTGAACTTAAATCACTCGCAGACTCTCTCGAATCCATTCTGAATAGTACTCAAGATAAATCAAAAGAAGAGATCGAAAACTTAAAGGCTAAAGCCCGTGAAGCCCTCTCCTCTTCAAAAGCTAAACTCGGTCAAGCCAGTGATAAAATTACCGAGCAAACCAAAGAAATTGCAGGCCAAGCAGATTGCTATGTGCGTGAAAATCCATGGAAAAGCGTGGGTATCGGTGCAGCCGTCGGTGTAGTCTTAGGCATGCTACTTAGCAAGCGCTAA
- a CDS encoding phage holin family protein has translation MEQSPRQGPAKRVLDSLQRIAGITVNMVETRIQLIAVELEEEKLNLVQLLLLAGLTLLFSAFGLMCLIGLIFWSVDPVYRYQAFAITTGTLILLAIIFAIWTLKKAKQSTLLSATREQLRNDAKALAGTDDEQK, from the coding sequence ATGGAACAGTCGCCACGTCAAGGACCCGCTAAGCGGGTTCTAGATTCTCTGCAAAGAATTGCGGGTATCACCGTTAATATGGTTGAAACCCGCATTCAACTTATTGCAGTAGAATTAGAAGAAGAGAAACTCAACCTTGTTCAGTTATTATTACTCGCAGGGCTGACTCTTCTATTTTCTGCATTTGGTCTGATGTGCCTTATTGGGCTTATTTTTTGGTCTGTAGATCCCGTCTATCGTTATCAAGCTTTCGCGATCACGACCGGAACACTGATTTTACTCGCGATTATCTTTGCTATTTGGACGTTAAAAAAAGCGAAACAGTCCACGCTGCTAAGTGCAACCCGTGAACAACTTCGTAATGACGCTAAAGCATTGGCAGGAACCGATGATGAGCAAAAGTAA
- a CDS encoding YqjK-like family protein: MSKSKRQLLAERKSRLVSDIELQRIQLSASKKEWLQATAPYDRAWQTLMTFRPIVIAATGLISIFTLKHPNRFISLSKKAIATWGLIRTLRSSLNSSSQK, encoded by the coding sequence ATGAGCAAAAGTAAACGTCAGTTACTTGCAGAAAGAAAGTCACGCTTAGTCTCTGATATTGAGCTGCAGCGCATCCAGTTATCGGCCAGTAAGAAAGAGTGGCTACAAGCCACAGCTCCTTATGACCGCGCTTGGCAAACCCTGATGACCTTTCGCCCAATTGTTATCGCTGCGACGGGTCTTATCTCTATTTTTACCTTAAAGCACCCCAATCGATTTATTTCACTGAGCAAGAAAGCCATTGCAACTTGGGGACTTATTCGTACCCTAAGAAGCAGCTTAAACAGTTCAAGTCAGAAATAA
- a CDS encoding DoxX family protein, with amino-acid sequence MKNLESGAILLARIMMPILFIVAGYGKLGGAYEGTQQYMQAMGVPGFLLPLTILLELGGGLAVLFGLLTRTTAIFTAVFTFLTAMLFHTNFSVEPNSLMFMKNMTIAGGYILLAVTGPGKFSIDHLLNKKW; translated from the coding sequence ATGAAAAATTTAGAAAGTGGAGCTATTTTATTAGCACGTATTATGATGCCAATTCTGTTCATCGTTGCAGGTTACGGTAAATTAGGCGGGGCATATGAAGGCACTCAGCAATATATGCAAGCAATGGGCGTCCCAGGCTTTTTACTGCCACTGACAATTTTACTTGAGTTAGGTGGTGGTCTGGCGGTGTTATTCGGTCTGTTAACACGTACAACCGCAATTTTCACTGCTGTGTTCACATTTTTAACTGCAATGCTGTTCCACACGAATTTCAGCGTTGAGCCAAACAGCTTGATGTTTATGAAAAATATGACCATTGCAGGCGGCTACATTCTGTTAGCAGTGACTGGCCCAGGCAAATTCAGTATCGACCATTTATTAAATAAGAAATGGTAA
- a CDS encoding LysR family transcriptional regulator: protein MSKERALTLESLRVMDAIDRRGSFAAAAEELGRVPSALSYTMQKLEEELDVILFDRSGHRTKFTNVGRMLLERGRVLLEAADKLTSDAEALAKGWETHLTIVCEALVPAESLFPLVDKLAEKSDTQLSLITEVLAGAWERLESGRADIVIAPDMHFRSSSEINSKVLYTLNHIYVASPNHPIHQEPEPLSETTRVKYRGIAVADTARERPVITVQLLDKQQRLTVSSIEDKRKALIAGLGVATMPYPLVEQDIKEGRLQVVGAEFSHESNMIMAWRRDSMGEAKSWCLREIPKLFRG from the coding sequence ATGAGCAAAGAGAGAGCATTAACACTTGAGTCGTTAAGGGTGATGGATGCAATCGATAGGCGTGGCAGCTTCGCGGCAGCGGCGGAAGAGCTGGGTCGCGTTCCTTCGGCATTGAGCTATACCATGCAGAAGTTAGAAGAAGAACTTGATGTTATTTTGTTTGACCGTTCAGGACATCGAACTAAATTTACCAATGTGGGGCGCATGCTGTTAGAGCGTGGGCGGGTGTTACTTGAAGCCGCCGATAAACTCACCTCGGATGCGGAGGCGCTGGCTAAAGGTTGGGAAACTCACCTGACGATTGTGTGTGAAGCGCTGGTTCCGGCAGAGTCTTTATTCCCGCTGGTGGATAAACTGGCTGAGAAATCCGACACCCAACTCTCTTTAATTACTGAGGTGCTAGCAGGGGCATGGGAGCGACTCGAATCCGGGCGTGCGGATATTGTTATCGCACCAGATATGCATTTTCGTTCATCCTCTGAAATTAACTCCAAAGTGCTGTATACCCTGAACCATATTTATGTGGCAAGCCCAAACCATCCTATTCACCAAGAGCCCGAGCCGCTTTCTGAAACTACACGTGTGAAATACCGAGGTATTGCGGTGGCAGATACTGCCCGTGAGCGCCCGGTGATCACCGTGCAACTGCTGGATAAGCAGCAAAGATTGACGGTATCGAGCATCGAAGATAAGCGCAAGGCGCTGATTGCAGGGCTAGGAGTGGCGACAATGCCATATCCGCTGGTGGAGCAAGATATTAAGGAAGGGCGCCTGCAAGTGGTGGGGGCGGAGTTTAGTCATGAGTCGAATATGATTATGGCGTGGCGACGGGATAGCATGGGGGAGGCGAAGTCGTGGTGCCTCCGAGAAATCCCTAAATTATTTAGGGGGTGA
- a CDS encoding pirin family protein — MMKLRSVNHCGKADYGWLQARYTFSFGHYFDPDLMGFKTLKVLNQEVLSPDNAFQPRVYPHVDIVNIILQGQAEYRDNVGNTVSAKAGECVSFSPRPDLSYSEHNISETTPLTRLQLWLNACPQQESMPPQKLALAEKDNKLIASPDGDDDSLQLRQKIWISQIYLEPNESKTLVLRGKNAYLQSIHGGLQVRGKESQSLSMSCNDGLFIQDENSLTLTSDRAFRGLLIDLGESF, encoded by the coding sequence ATGATGAAATTAAGATCAGTTAACCATTGTGGGAAAGCAGACTACGGTTGGTTACAGGCACGCTATACTTTTTCGTTTGGTCACTATTTTGATCCAGACTTAATGGGCTTTAAAACCCTAAAAGTGCTAAATCAAGAAGTGCTTTCGCCAGATAATGCTTTTCAACCAAGAGTTTATCCTCATGTTGATATTGTGAACATCATCCTGCAAGGTCAAGCTGAATACCGCGATAACGTAGGTAATACCGTCAGTGCAAAAGCAGGGGAATGCGTCAGTTTTTCGCCTCGTCCTGACCTGAGCTACAGTGAACACAATATCAGTGAGACAACACCATTAACACGGCTTCAGTTGTGGCTAAATGCGTGCCCACAACAGGAATCTATGCCTCCCCAAAAGTTGGCATTAGCGGAGAAAGATAACAAGCTTATCGCATCACCCGATGGGGATGATGATAGCCTACAACTTCGCCAAAAAATTTGGATAAGCCAGATTTATCTTGAGCCTAATGAGTCGAAAACCCTCGTATTACGAGGTAAAAATGCCTACCTGCAATCCATTCATGGTGGTTTACAGGTTCGCGGGAAAGAATCGCAATCTTTATCAATGAGCTGTAACGATGGCTTATTTATCCAAGATGAAAATTCCCTAACACTTACCAGCGACCGAGCATTTAGAGGTTTGTTAATTGATTTAGGTGAATCGTTTTAA
- a CDS encoding BglG family transcription antiterminator, with product MALFILQRHNQIFSRILNEVVPQDELAKQFSVSTRTIRSDINEINELIKDHSAHIVYERGRGYRLKIENDEIFSAFTKLNDKNNQIPRTSKERIDALLLKLLMLSLPVKLDDIAEEWFVSRSTIQQDMGAVREHLHRYQVQLESIPHQGIRLNGSEWAIRACMTEALWRQFSEQITPDLATFTPESLDNLDLTYIDKVVHNSLNRFDIRISNEGHLYLVFNCAVTILRITRGHELTASVNNEELEEVITQACDEISKGLIYFLGNDLSPAELSFLHDQIIAQRISNQHASTQKHNHHNELSEYILNYINELYNYDLRNDEKLKKDLNTHLSALMTRLQYHISTPNPLLSDIKQYYPFAYDVTLSALTSASKQLLPHPINEDELGYLAVHIGVSLERNYGAGSARQTEVLVVTDAGNSTFRVVESKIMREFPQLKFSRGLTLQEYESLDEVAEDFVITTVRISEKNKPVIKIAPFPTPYQLEQVGRLAMVDQTRPYIIERFFDERFFMVINEKISQETLFKTVCQKLQLEGYVTADFYPSLQERESIVSTLLGEGIALPHSLGLLANKTVVTTILAPQGIEWNKETKENAYVIFLLAISKTDYEEAMAIYDLFVTFVKEKTTRRLVNVKNFNEFQAITKDSLARIL from the coding sequence GTGGCTTTATTCATTTTGCAGCGACACAATCAAATTTTCTCTCGGATCCTCAATGAGGTTGTCCCTCAAGATGAATTAGCGAAACAGTTTTCCGTTTCCACCCGCACCATTCGCTCAGATATCAATGAAATCAACGAATTAATTAAAGATCATAGCGCTCATATTGTGTATGAGCGCGGGCGGGGGTATCGATTAAAAATCGAAAATGATGAGATTTTTTCTGCATTTACTAAGCTTAATGACAAAAATAACCAGATCCCGCGCACCAGCAAAGAGCGTATTGATGCCCTATTGCTCAAACTCTTGATGCTGTCCCTACCCGTCAAGCTCGATGATATTGCCGAAGAGTGGTTTGTTAGCCGCAGTACCATTCAGCAAGATATGGGTGCTGTTCGTGAACATCTTCATCGCTATCAAGTTCAACTGGAAAGCATTCCCCATCAAGGGATCCGCTTAAATGGCAGCGAATGGGCTATTCGTGCTTGCATGACTGAAGCACTCTGGCGGCAGTTTAGCGAGCAAATCACTCCCGACCTCGCCACATTCACGCCGGAAAGTCTGGATAATCTCGATTTAACCTACATTGATAAAGTGGTTCATAACAGTTTGAATCGCTTTGATATTCGCATCAGTAATGAAGGCCATCTTTATCTTGTATTTAACTGTGCCGTCACCATTTTGCGTATTACCCGCGGCCATGAACTCACTGCCAGCGTCAACAACGAAGAATTAGAAGAAGTCATTACTCAAGCCTGTGATGAAATTTCTAAAGGGCTAATTTACTTCCTTGGCAATGATTTATCCCCAGCTGAATTGAGCTTTTTGCACGACCAAATCATCGCACAGCGTATCAGTAACCAGCACGCATCAACACAGAAGCATAATCATCACAATGAGTTATCTGAATATATCTTAAATTATATCAATGAGTTGTATAACTATGATTTGCGGAATGATGAAAAGCTAAAGAAAGATCTGAATACCCATCTTTCTGCCTTAATGACGCGTCTTCAATACCATATTTCCACCCCGAATCCACTGCTTTCGGATATCAAACAGTATTATCCGTTTGCTTACGATGTCACATTAAGCGCCTTAACCAGCGCCAGTAAGCAGCTGCTTCCACATCCCATTAATGAAGATGAGCTGGGTTACTTAGCGGTACACATTGGGGTTAGCCTTGAACGAAATTATGGGGCAGGCTCCGCACGCCAGACGGAAGTGTTAGTGGTCACAGATGCAGGTAACTCCACCTTTCGCGTGGTGGAATCCAAAATTATGCGTGAATTTCCACAGCTCAAATTTAGCCGAGGGCTAACACTGCAAGAGTATGAATCGTTGGATGAAGTCGCAGAAGACTTTGTGATCACCACCGTACGGATCTCAGAGAAAAATAAACCCGTTATTAAAATTGCGCCCTTTCCAACCCCCTACCAGCTCGAACAAGTGGGTCGCTTAGCGATGGTGGATCAGACCCGTCCCTATATTATTGAGCGCTTCTTCGATGAACGTTTCTTTATGGTTATCAATGAAAAAATTAGCCAAGAGACGCTATTCAAAACTGTCTGCCAGAAACTGCAACTAGAAGGCTATGTCACCGCAGATTTTTATCCGTCATTACAAGAGCGTGAATCCATTGTCTCGACATTGCTGGGTGAAGGGATCGCCCTTCCTCACTCTTTAGGGTTACTCGCCAATAAAACCGTGGTAACGACCATCCTTGCCCCGCAAGGCATCGAGTGGAACAAAGAGACCAAAGAGAACGCCTATGTGATTTTCTTATTGGCAATCAGCAAAACCGACTATGAAGAAGCGATGGCGATTTATGATTTATTTGTCACCTTCGTCAAAGAGAAAACCACCCGCCGCCTTGTGAATGTCAAAAATTTCAATGAGTTCCAAGCTATCACCAAAGATAGTCTCGCGCGAATTTTGTAG
- a CDS encoding transcriptional antiterminator, which produces MNESVVVFKMLEDDLDIHQVTQELLAVITDWLKLEGCYTTDVQQQMLESHLRAMVTRAKTGEALPEVDISLFDEISDHSIALAQRVVDTLPGLAPEETYLLSVHFEVARSND; this is translated from the coding sequence ATGAATGAATCAGTTGTAGTTTTCAAAATGTTAGAAGACGACCTTGATATCCATCAGGTCACACAAGAACTGCTAGCAGTGATTACTGACTGGCTCAAACTGGAGGGTTGCTACACCACGGATGTACAGCAACAAATGCTGGAGTCTCATCTACGTGCCATGGTCACTCGAGCCAAAACCGGTGAAGCCTTACCGGAAGTGGATATCAGTTTGTTTGATGAAATCTCGGACCACTCCATTGCATTAGCGCAACGCGTTGTCGATACCTTGCCAGGGCTTGCGCCAGAAGAGACTTATTTGCTTTCAGTTCACTTTGAAGTTGCCCGTTCTAATGATTAA
- a CDS encoding SFCGS family glycine-rich protein codes for MKQIVIVIGDRLGKGQKVAAGVEAAGGKAIVVPGVAADMKLGDVMNQEQADLGISFCGSGGAGAITAQTKYGYKARYGMRSIEEGETAIAEGCNVLGFGFMDKEELGERLVKAFNKKYGNA; via the coding sequence ATGAAACAAATAGTTATTGTTATCGGCGATCGTTTAGGTAAAGGGCAAAAAGTGGCTGCGGGCGTTGAAGCTGCCGGCGGAAAAGCCATCGTTGTTCCCGGTGTCGCTGCTGACATGAAACTGGGGGATGTGATGAACCAAGAACAAGCTGATCTTGGCATTTCATTCTGTGGTAGCGGTGGTGCAGGTGCCATTACAGCTCAAACCAAATATGGCTACAAAGCGCGTTATGGGATGCGTTCGATTGAAGAAGGAGAAACCGCGATTGCTGAAGGTTGCAATGTTTTAGGTTTCGGTTTTATGGACAAGGAAGAGTTAGGCGAGCGCTTAGTTAAAGCTTTTAATAAAAAATACGGCAACGCTTAA
- a CDS encoding DUF4312 family protein yields MKKSIETTVRVTGQGDTKQKAIADALNSIQKTVLKNSTDIILRIEPKDVEVVSTHSHSRTEKFLFLFLPRKREHFRVVLDVSLDVTLLSVNEIPFTEQ; encoded by the coding sequence ATGAAAAAATCTATCGAAACGACCGTACGGGTGACAGGGCAAGGCGACACAAAGCAAAAAGCGATTGCTGACGCCTTAAATTCGATTCAAAAAACCGTACTTAAGAACAGCACCGACATCATTCTGCGGATAGAACCCAAGGATGTTGAGGTTGTTAGTACTCACTCTCATTCGCGGACAGAAAAGTTTCTCTTTCTCTTTTTGCCACGCAAACGTGAACATTTTCGCGTTGTTCTCGACGTTTCGCTGGATGTTACCTTACTTTCTGTCAACGAAATTCCATTTACAGAACAATAA
- a CDS encoding DUF4311 domain-containing protein — MSETASFLEILGMSLIIGGLCGFGLGAGAARMFHAPTVQGMGAFRTLGELNACEGDPASHFSFGLGFFFNAWASSVAAGAFTQDVDHRIIPNWGAAALLTKNRSVADTLHNPKKMAIACAIIGALVVAFLNTTASAVPAALQTTAINVLVPAANLLVNTVMPVIFWLAAMDAGRRSGFWATLFGGCAQLIMGNAIPGLVLGILIGKGVDDNGWNRITRTMMITVILLFVLSGFFREFDLKMITSFNLDKPLWLEYVHGLLSGK, encoded by the coding sequence ATGAGTGAAACTGCATCTTTCTTAGAAATATTGGGCATGTCCCTCATTATCGGCGGTCTCTGCGGCTTTGGTTTAGGCGCAGGGGCGGCACGTATGTTCCACGCGCCAACTGTTCAAGGTATGGGTGCATTCCGTACCCTTGGTGAGTTAAACGCGTGTGAGGGCGACCCCGCATCACACTTCTCATTCGGCTTAGGATTCTTCTTCAACGCATGGGCATCATCGGTCGCTGCGGGTGCCTTCACCCAAGACGTTGACCACCGCATCATCCCTAACTGGGGTGCCGCTGCTCTATTAACTAAAAACCGTAGTGTGGCAGATACTCTGCATAACCCGAAAAAAATGGCGATTGCCTGTGCCATTATCGGGGCATTGGTGGTCGCCTTCTTAAATACCACGGCGTCCGCAGTACCCGCAGCGCTGCAAACCACCGCGATCAACGTGCTGGTTCCTGCCGCTAACTTGCTGGTTAACACCGTGATGCCCGTTATTTTCTGGCTAGCCGCGATGGACGCAGGTCGTCGCTCCGGTTTCTGGGCAACCTTATTTGGTGGTTGCGCCCAATTAATCATGGGTAACGCTATCCCAGGTTTAGTGTTAGGGATCTTGATTGGTAAAGGCGTGGATGACAATGGCTGGAACCGCATCACTCGTACCATGATGATCACCGTTATTCTGCTGTTCGTTCTCAGTGGCTTCTTCCGCGAGTTTGACCTGAAGATGATCACCTCTTTCAACTTAGACAAACCACTGTGGCTTGAATATGTCCACGGACTGCTGAGCGGGAAATAA
- a CDS encoding DUF4310 family protein: MTTEINKQDFWYAEWSFPIFVGLLSAGIFAGTHMYVVYGFGAFNEVAFVAMLRAGLDTGVYGAVAAFGASFLFARIIEGSLVGILDIGGALQTGIGLGVPALFLAAGWDILVTNFWISLITGLFLGVLIGLIIVFARKFTIAQANSTFGADVMMGAGNTSGRFLGPLIILAAMAASIPIGIGALIGSLIFYVWQKPVAGGAILGAMLFGYFFPLAA; this comes from the coding sequence ATGACAACTGAAATCAATAAACAAGACTTTTGGTACGCGGAATGGTCTTTCCCTATCTTTGTTGGTCTGTTATCTGCAGGGATCTTCGCGGGTACCCATATGTACGTCGTGTACGGGTTCGGCGCATTTAACGAAGTGGCTTTCGTCGCTATGTTACGCGCTGGGCTAGATACAGGGGTTTACGGTGCCGTCGCCGCCTTCGGTGCAAGCTTCCTGTTTGCGCGGATTATCGAAGGGTCATTAGTGGGGATTTTAGATATCGGTGGCGCACTGCAAACCGGTATTGGTTTAGGCGTTCCCGCACTCTTTTTAGCCGCAGGCTGGGATATTTTAGTCACCAACTTCTGGATCTCCCTGATCACTGGCTTATTCCTTGGGGTACTTATCGGCTTAATTATCGTGTTCGCCCGTAAGTTTACCATTGCACAAGCGAACTCAACGTTTGGTGCGGACGTCATGATGGGTGCAGGTAACACGTCAGGTCGTTTCTTGGGTCCATTGATTATCCTTGCCGCAATGGCCGCGTCGATTCCGATTGGCATTGGCGCACTGATTGGTTCATTGATTTTCTATGTATGGCAAAAACCCGTCGCCGGGGGCGCTATCTTAGGTGCAATGTTGTTTGGGTATTTCTTCCCACTCGCAGCCTAG
- a CDS encoding amidohydrolase/deacetylase family metallohydrolase, with protein MYSLIIKQGKRIDGSIIDILIKDGKIEAAGPELSHNQQAEKIINLEGKLYVSAGWIDSHAHCFAESPIYFDEPDLAGAAGGVTSLIDAGSVGADDIDRFYRLTTQSKTNVFSLLNISRIGIIAQNELSNMDNIDDASFQAALERHPGFVVGMKARMSKSVVGENGIAPLVKAKEMQKKHHLPLMVHIGNNPPNIDEVADLLTRGDIITHCFNGKPNKILGDDGYLKPSIARALARGVILDVGHGGESFSFKVAEQAMRIGTYPDIISSDIYHRNRVNGPVYSLAFVMTKFLCMGFSAEQILRCVTEKAADLLSLPAKGYLRPGFDADITLFDLKEEATELTDADGEHRIGTHRFVPVAAIVGGKHIIPAQGESEHAINL; from the coding sequence ATGTACTCACTAATAATCAAACAGGGCAAGCGTATCGATGGTTCAATTATCGATATCCTAATCAAAGATGGAAAAATCGAAGCTGCGGGTCCTGAGCTTTCCCACAATCAGCAAGCTGAGAAAATCATTAATCTTGAAGGAAAGCTGTATGTTAGCGCTGGATGGATTGATTCTCACGCCCACTGTTTTGCCGAGTCGCCAATTTACTTCGATGAGCCTGATCTCGCTGGCGCCGCTGGCGGTGTCACTTCACTAATTGATGCGGGCAGTGTGGGCGCTGATGATATTGACAGGTTTTATCGGCTCACCACTCAATCCAAAACTAATGTCTTCTCTCTGCTAAATATTTCACGCATTGGCATTATTGCTCAGAATGAGCTGTCCAACATGGACAATATCGACGATGCGAGTTTTCAAGCTGCACTTGAGCGCCATCCCGGCTTTGTGGTGGGCATGAAAGCGCGTATGAGCAAAAGTGTAGTTGGTGAGAATGGTATTGCGCCTTTGGTTAAAGCTAAAGAAATGCAGAAAAAACACCATCTCCCATTAATGGTGCACATTGGAAATAACCCGCCAAATATTGATGAAGTCGCCGACTTACTCACCCGTGGGGACATCATTACCCACTGTTTTAATGGCAAACCGAATAAAATTTTAGGGGATGATGGCTACCTAAAACCATCTATTGCCCGCGCCCTCGCCCGTGGCGTGATCCTCGATGTGGGTCACGGCGGTGAAAGCTTTAGCTTCAAAGTCGCAGAGCAAGCCATGCGCATTGGTACCTATCCAGACATTATCAGCTCAGATATCTATCACCGTAACCGCGTGAATGGTCCCGTCTATAGCCTCGCTTTTGTGATGACAAAATTCCTGTGTATGGGCTTTAGCGCCGAACAAATTTTACGCTGTGTCACTGAGAAAGCCGCGGATTTACTGTCGCTTCCTGCTAAAGGTTATTTAAGACCAGGCTTTGATGCTGACATCACGCTATTTGACCTCAAAGAAGAGGCAACCGAGCTGACGGATGCCGACGGCGAGCATCGCATCGGTACCCATCGTTTTGTTCCTGTTGCTGCCATCGTTGGTGGAAAGCACATTATTCCTGCACAAGGCGAATCTGAACATGCAATCAATCTATGA